The genome window TAAGGTCCGTTTTCCTGCTAAATGCATTTCTATTCATATGACTTTGAAGTAAGGAatacagaagaaaaagaaaaagcaagaaGGAAAGATAGAATCAACCCcttaaataatattttcataaatacattgtttaaatttagttagattagattagattagattagattaggcAAGGTCTTTTGTCTTTACTGTGACTTTCCAGAGTGTTTGGTTTGAGTTTTTTGCAGTAATAATTCTGCTTCATGTTCCGTGTCTGATGGGAATAAAATAGTCATTTCTACACTGAGGAATACTTTAGTATTTTAATACTTTGATGTTTTGAGAGTTGCACGGTGTGATGTTTATCATAATGAGTTTAAGTGAAATTGATATCcatttaaaacataaaagcCCGGGGTGTGAAAGCCAGCAGCCTCAGCACCATTGAGCTTCCTCTGCTCCGCTTTACTGCACTGTTTATTTCTGTCGCTTCAGCTCACagtgagaaggaaagagaagaaagaaaggaggatgAAAGGTGCCTCTGTTGACTCAGGTTTGCTTCCTGATCCACGAAGGAAACAAGGAAGGAAGaatgaaaaagacaaacagacagagagaaagatagatagatagatagatagatagatagatcgatagatagatggaaacagacaaacaaagaaaaaaaaacagatggacAAACATGAGAAGgagtgaaggaaagaagaaaggaaagagtgTGGCGAGAAATAAGGAACAAAGCAGCAGTTTATTGACTCACTTTTGTTCACTGGGCCATGAAATATCTTCAGGAAgtgtttgatttgtttctgtTACATCTAAGACCAATAAAAATCATCTCCTGGAGTTTGAATGAGGATTGAATGTGGAATGTGGATTGGGGAATGTGGATTGGGGTGTTGGGGATTGGGGATGTGGATTGGGGTGTTGGGGATTGGGGATGTGGATTGGGGGATGTGGATTGGGGATGTGGATTGGGGGGTGTGGATCGGGGAATGTGGATCGGGGAATGGGGATTGGGGATGTGGATTGGGGTGTGGGGGATTGGGGATGTGGATTGGGGATTGGGGATGTGGATTGGGGTTTGGGGATTGGGGATGTGGATTGGGGGATGTGGATTGGGGAATGTGGATTGGGGATGTGGATTGGGGGTGTGGATCGGGGAATGTGGATCGGGGAATGGGGATTGGGGATGTGGATTGGGGTGTTGGGGATTGGGGATGTGGATTGGGGATTGGGAATGTGGATTGGGGAATGTGGATTGGGGTGTTGGGGATTGGGGATGTGGATTGGGGTTTGGGGATTGGGGATGTGGATTGGGGGATGTGGATTGGGGAATGTGGATTGGGGATGTGGATTGGGGGGTGTGGATCGGGGAATGTGGATCGGGGAATGGGGATCGGGGGATGTGGATTGGGGTTTGGGGGATTGGGGGATGTGGATTGGGGAATGTGGATTGGGGTGTGGGGATTGGGGTGTGGGGGATTGGGGATGTGGATTGGGGAATGTGGATTGGGGTGTGGGGATTGGGGTGTTGGAGATTGGGGATGTGGATTGGGGAATGTGGATTGGGGTGTGGGGATTGGGGTGTGGGGGATTGGGGGGTGTGGATTGGGGATGTGGATTGGGGTGTGGGGGATTGGGGAATGTAGATTGGGGTGTGGGGGATTGGGGAATGTGGATTGGGATGTTGGGGATTGGGGGATGTGGATTTGGGGATGTGTATTGGAGGATGTGTATTGGGGGATGTGGATTGGGATGTTGGGGATTGGGGAATGTAGTTTGAGGTGTGGGGGATTGGGGAATGTGGATTGGGATGTTGGGGATTGGGGGATGTGGATTTGGGGATGTGGATTGGAGGATGTGTATTGGGGGATGTGGATTGGGGTGTAGGGGATTGAGGTGTGGGGGATTGGGGGATGTGGATTGGGATGTTGGGGATTGGGGGATGTGGATTTGGGGATGTGTATTGGAGGATGTGTATTGGGGGATGTGGATTGGGGTGTGGGGGATTGGGGAATGTAGTTTGAGGTGTGGGGGATTGGGGAATGTGGATTGGGATGTTGGGGATTGGGGGATGTGGATTTGGGGATGTGGATTGGAGGATGTGTATTGGGGGATGTGGATTGGGGTGTAGGGGATTGAGGTGTGGGGGATTGGGGGATGTGGATTGGGGTGTTGGGGATTGGGGGATGTGGATTTGGGGATGTGGATTGGAGGATGTGTATTGGGGGATGTGGATTGGGGTGTAGGGGATTGAGGTGTGGGGGATTGGGGGATGTGGATTGGGGATGGGATTGGGGATTGGGGACTGGGGAATGTGGATTGGGCAATATGTGGATGAAAGTGTTCTGACAGAATGAAGTCATTGTGATGCTGCtgaaacaaaaagaacattttctttattatcTTCAGGAGCATTAAGGTCATAAATCTGTGGATTGGCGAATGTGAATGCATAGTTTGTGGGTAAATCGTCTCAAGTTTATTCAGCTTGTGAGTTATTCCTCATGTTTATGTTGTGTTAGTGGGACTGAAATGGTTTTGCCATTTTGTGGGGAATAATAAATGGAAATGCTATTACAGCTCAGAAATGTTTATTCTATGTATTGAATCAGTTGGTGATCATTTGAACACTTAGCCAAGAATGGAACTGTTTTAAGTGAAAAGATTTGTAAAAAGTTAAGTGAAGTTGTAAAATGTGTTTCGTAATTACCGCTTTCCAGCTGAAATAGGGAtcattttttctcattttattatCGATATCATCAAGTCCATGAAGAACAATCAACTCTAATGACACTCAGTACCTGTTACACGggaaatataattattttgtaTCACCACAAATTACATGGTTGTATCTCAGGAACAGTTTTGCTGCTTTTATTATAATCATTTCTGCTCAATACGTCTGACGAATTATTGCGCTGAGATCCATCACTGGCCATTGTTCATCCAGTTCAACAGTGCTAATTAAAACGGCTATTAAAACTCAATTAAATCTGAAtcataaaagacattttaaagtgtttatttctcAGAAAACCACACAGTATCGTAGACTTTATATGGTATGTTGAGATGTATGGTGTCACTTTTCGGATCAGACCTTTCATTCCATCCTTTGGTCGGGAATCAAGTGTGCTAAGGCTAATTTTGTTGTGTAGCATGAAATCAATGGACATAGAATAGCACTTAACGGTGGACAGAGTCTACAGGCATCATggactgtatgtgtatgtgcggTTCAAGTTCCTCGGTGTTTACACTGGGGAAGttcctggtattcagagtcgggttaagCACCGACTTAAGCCTGATCTCTGAGCTAGACATgcagattattaaaatcacctgtTTGTCgttcacacctccaaggttgccagatttctcTCGAGTAGAAACATCTAAAACAGGGTTTTtcacaacttttagtttaaaagGACTAAAACATTCCAGTGTGTGCCATGCTGTTCGAGGAGAATCATCAACGATAACACACAGTTACTGTTCACACCCTGAAGCTGTTTATTTCCTTATAACGTTCCAAAGTGTTTTGTTCTTCTTACGCTACGGCAAATGACTTgctactttttatccatttatagtcacatttaatgtCCATAAAACAAGTTCGTTCCCGGTCACAATTACACTACAGCCGCTACTGTATAATGTAGCTAcatcgttccctcaccagactcGAAGTTTCCATGTTACTGTTAAACCGCAACGCGTGAGtgaaactcctctgtcctgaagagtgCCTGCAAACTTACTGTTACCGACTGTCACAAAGcaccgacaccggagactccttccgtatatgttaaataaacgtttcCTTAAAGAAACCTGTAAAGAAGGAATAtcaaatcaaccaatcacagcaGAAGTGCTCCGACGCACGATGAGTTAACGAGAGAAGTTTACAGTGAGATAATGAGTACACAAAGATCCATTAGATGTTTGGTGTAGTCGATAACAGCGGCGCATGTTTTGTTGGCAGCAGATTGTGGTGATTAACTTCCTTTTATGTCGTTGTCGGTATTGTTCTTTGATGCTGCCAGCTCCAATTAAAGCATTAGAGGAAACACGACTCGCCTCATTAACATCAGGCTTTAATTCCATTATGATGCAAATTCTCTACCCAGCACTTCTGCGATGAGCGTCGTCTATTTCTGCTCTGCGTCCGTGTTTGCCAGACCCGATGAGTGATTTAACGCATGTTTGAAAACTAAAGCCAGGTTCATTAGACCATCATAAGACGAAGTCTGCTTCTGTTTGGGAAGAAACGAATGTCAGGCTGTGAACGGTGAACCGCGACCACCTGCGTGCTTCCAGCCTTTCCATTAGTTTCAATTAGCGTGTTACTGTCGAACGGCTCCCACGGATCATCGATTAACTCACACGGACactttttggtttggtttttccttttctttattcttttaacCAGTCAGCAGCCGCATTAATTAAAGTGTGCTGCAACAACAGCTTGTACTTGGTAAAAATGGATCGCAGGCTTTGGAATGATTGATGTCTCGAAAACACACTCCGGCCTACATCTTCCTGAGCATGCTGTTCTGCTTCGGAACAGCAACAAGATCATGCATCTGTTCAAATAGTGAAACTTTTCGGTAAGTATTTGGTTAATTAGCTTCATGAGCACTCTATCGTTTTAATTTAGAATGGCCGTTTTTACCTTTCACATGCTGAAATTGAGACATTTTACACATATTACGGACTTTCCTGAACTAAAATGCTACGTTCCTCTTTTGTGTGGATCTCAATCGGAAGGACAGTTCTAGCATTTTAGAGTAGACATGTAGAAAACGGTCCATGTTTATACCAATCTTTACTCATATCTACAATCTCAGCattggtgggtgtgtgtgcatcatgGATCATTCGACAGCCGACAGTATAAGTCCTCATTTACAGTTCCATCCATTTTAAATTGTGTTGATTTCTTTTGAGTGAACGACGATTTTTTTCTCCCCATTCAGTGCTATTGAGCTATTATTGcaccttgtggtcaaaaatGAGAACTACACCGTGTGTTAATAGAGGTCCATTCGGGCCAGGAATCACTCTGCACCACGCTCATGCCCATTGGGATACAAACCCTGATCTTATTTTATAGCGAATAATCTGAATTAAATTGAAcacatttatgcaaatgaagtGCAGACAGCATGTCTGTGATGTACAGAAGCATTTATCTTGTAACATAGACGGCATTGTAAAGGAAAGGGGAGAGGGAAAGGGGGGTGATGGAGGTGATAATGTTCGTACGTCAAAAACGCGTGTGCGCCACGGTGAATTTGTTTCTCTGGCAAGtcctgaggggaaaaaaaaataataagtctctcttttttccagTGCCTGAAATTTTGGGGTGGAAATTTAGCTGAAACCCGGGGAACACACCTGCTGTATCGAACACAGTTAAACAATGGTACATCTCAAAACCTCCCAAAACAAGCTTCTAGACTGTGTGCTGGACTGTATGTCGGATAACGATATAGCCTCTCGGCTTCGTTTAGTTTGATGTCATTATTAATTCAACGCACAAATATATGGTCATGCTAAGAACGCAgcctttaactttttttttttttaggtaaaggagcagatctgtggtgaactgggatgtttggatgctgtcgctCCCTCGCTTTCACGTGTTCATCCAGGTGTGTTGATAGTGGAGTGGCCGGCcgccttatgtcccagggagccctcatgtctgtgtaaccttctggctctcccttttacttatgctgtcatagctattCTTTCCAGGCTCCctgctttcactcacacaaactactttgtccttaaccattaccgGACattaagcatacctaataatctctccctctctttccctctctctctctctctctctctctctctcagtcgaGCTACACgtgatactcctgagatgccagtgatcctgaccccttctgctctccggtcCTGCCTCATTCATCCTGACGCCCTACTTCTGTTTGGAGTTCTCATCTATTGGAAGTCACATGATGCTCCCTGCATGGtacagcctaaagatcattgagattgctgaggatgctGCCAAAAATGTCTTGTGGATGCTTGAGATTTTTTTCTTGGTTTAAacgagaagcgttatgtttggagaaaggaaaacactgtatTCCAACCtgatcccatctgtgaaacatggtggcggtAGTATCacggtttgggcctgttttgct of Ictalurus punctatus breed USDA103 chromosome 29, Coco_2.0, whole genome shotgun sequence contains these proteins:
- the LOC128629407 gene encoding uncharacterized protein LOC128629407, which gives rise to MTSFCQNTFIHILPNPHSPVPNPQSHPQSTSPNPPHLNPLHPNPHPPIHILQSTSPNPHPPIPNTPIHIPQSPTPQSPTPQSTSPNTHPPIHIPKSTSPNPQHPNPHSPIPHTSNYIPQSPTPQSTSPNTHPPIHIPKSTSPNPQHPNPHPPIPHTSIPYTPIHIPQYTSSNPHPQIHIPQSPTSQSTFPNPPHLKLHSPIPNIPIHIPQYTSSNTHPQIHIPQSPTSQSTFPNPPHPNLHSPIPHTPIHIPNPHPPIPHTPIPTPQSTFPNPHPQSPTPQSPHPNPHSPIHIPNPPHPNPHTPIHIPQSTSPNPPNPNPHPPIPIPRSTFPDPHPPIHIPNPHSPIHIPQSTSPIPKPQSTSPIPNTPIHIPQSTFPIPNPHPQSPTPQSTSPIPIPRSTFPDPHPQSTSPIHIPQSTSPNPHPQSPNPNPHPQSPIHIPNPPHPNPHPQSPFPDPHSPIHTPQSTSPIHIPQSTSPIPNTPIHIPNPQHPNPHSPIHIPHSILIQTPGDDFYWS